The following are encoded together in the Bacteroidota bacterium genome:
- a CDS encoding T9SS type A sorting domain-containing protein, protein MRTLFIFGVFLIPAFVMTTNSTAAQWYAIPQMQNIQVSSFLVMSDSTLFVGGYFHSLYRSTDGGETWVNTAGQIPADTILSLTSAGKYIFAGTNDGICRSSDSGSTWVTANNGFAWGGGAINQFATVDTVLYAANQSGVYRSTDFGATWISDNNGLSTISDVVAPVIGIVSAPSGLFSTQDYLGGAYAMRFGDSTWKYIGLETHFLVASALTLFDTSVFAGGSDGIFMYSGKDTTWLARSNGLPVWGANLEWIFFASTDKLLFLHAGAIDGTVYVTSDFGQLWTLVDGTGLGNTGISAIAANKKYLFAGTQGGVWRIPVSTIATSVNEHSSHIPAQFALYQNYPNPFNPSTTISYQVARSGLVNLRVYDILGKEVATLANGQKQAGTYQVTFDASKLSCGVYFCRLAAGGMVQTRKLMMIK, encoded by the coding sequence ATGAGAACATTATTTATTTTCGGAGTATTCTTGATACCTGCATTTGTTATGACCACGAACAGTACTGCTGCACAATGGTATGCGATTCCACAGATGCAAAACATTCAGGTTTCATCGTTTCTTGTGATGTCGGACAGCACGCTGTTTGTGGGGGGCTACTTTCATTCCCTGTATCGCTCAACCGATGGCGGTGAGACATGGGTCAACACCGCCGGCCAAATTCCGGCCGATACAATCCTCTCGCTCACCTCTGCCGGGAAATATATTTTTGCCGGCACGAACGACGGCATTTGCCGCTCCTCAGACAGCGGGAGCACCTGGGTGACTGCAAATAACGGTTTTGCGTGGGGCGGAGGAGCTATCAATCAGTTTGCAACCGTTGACACCGTTCTGTATGCGGCCAACCAATCAGGAGTTTATCGGAGCACGGATTTCGGCGCCACATGGATTTCAGACAACAATGGGCTCAGCACCATCTCGGACGTGGTAGCACCTGTCATTGGAATAGTGTCCGCGCCTTCCGGTCTTTTTTCTACACAGGACTATCTTGGGGGAGCGTACGCGATGCGCTTCGGAGATTCAACATGGAAATATATCGGGCTTGAGACCCATTTCCTCGTTGCGAGCGCCTTGACTCTATTTGATACCTCAGTCTTCGCGGGGGGATCGGACGGTATCTTTATGTACAGCGGAAAAGACACAACATGGCTGGCGCGTAGCAACGGACTTCCGGTATGGGGGGCTAATCTGGAATGGATTTTTTTTGCGTCGACAGACAAGCTACTCTTTCTTCATGCCGGCGCCATTGATGGAACAGTTTACGTGACCTCCGATTTCGGGCAGCTCTGGACTCTGGTTGACGGCACTGGCTTGGGAAATACCGGCATAAGCGCCATAGCTGCAAACAAAAAATATCTCTTTGCCGGTACACAAGGAGGCGTATGGCGGATTCCCGTTTCCACTATTGCTACTTCTGTGAATGAGCATTCTTCCCACATCCCTGCGCAGTTTGCGCTTTATCAAAATTATCCGAACCCGTTCAATCCGTCCACGACGATCAGCTACCAGGTTGCGCGAAGCGGGCTCGTGAACTTAAGGGTCTATGATATTCTTGGCAAAGAAGTAGCAACCCTGGCAAATGGACAGAAACAAGCCGGAACATATCAGGTGACATTTGACGCATCAAAGCTGTCCTGTGGAGTGTATTTCTGCAGGCTCGCTGCCGGCGGGATGGTTCAAACAAGGAAACTGATGATGATTAAATGA
- a CDS encoding ATP-binding cassette domain-containing protein, with protein MSKIIEVHNFTKTYGDQVAVDNISFDVDEGSVFAFLGPNGAGKTTTISTLCTILEKTSGVLKIAGHDVNADQAKVRRDIGIVFQESILDNNLTVQENLALHCEFYMVPEAEIRERIGFALDLVGLLDWQKAMVKSLSGGMKRRVEIARGLVHFPKVLFLDEPTTGLDPQTRANIWDYICTVQKQKNMTIFMTTHYMDEAEICDKVAIIDHGKIVAFNTPSQLKHMHTSDVVKIKTSDAVGLREYLGKNEIPYSEKENLFMVRSGSIAMTLEMLSQRKDSIIDFEVHKGTLNDVFIAITGKEIRK; from the coding sequence GTGTCAAAAATCATTGAAGTCCACAATTTCACAAAAACCTACGGCGATCAAGTGGCGGTCGACAATATCTCCTTCGATGTGGACGAAGGATCCGTCTTTGCTTTTCTGGGACCGAACGGGGCGGGAAAAACGACGACCATCAGCACGCTGTGCACCATTCTGGAGAAAACAAGCGGTGTGCTGAAAATTGCCGGACACGATGTCAATGCCGATCAGGCAAAGGTCCGCAGGGACATCGGCATTGTCTTTCAGGAATCGATCCTCGATAATAACCTGACGGTGCAAGAAAACCTGGCTCTGCACTGTGAATTCTACATGGTCCCCGAAGCGGAGATCCGGGAGCGCATCGGTTTTGCTCTTGACCTGGTCGGTCTTCTGGATTGGCAAAAGGCGATGGTGAAGAGCCTTTCCGGCGGCATGAAGCGGCGGGTGGAAATTGCGCGGGGGTTGGTGCATTTCCCCAAAGTGCTTTTTCTGGATGAACCGACAACCGGACTTGACCCGCAGACGCGCGCAAATATATGGGACTACATCTGCACGGTGCAGAAGCAGAAGAACATGACCATCTTCATGACGACGCACTATATGGACGAGGCGGAGATCTGCGACAAAGTTGCCATCATTGACCATGGAAAAATCGTCGCCTTCAACACGCCGTCGCAGTTAAAGCACATGCATACATCGGACGTCGTGAAAATCAAAACGTCGGACGCTGTCGGGCTGCGGGAATATCTCGGAAAAAATGAGATCCCGTACAGCGAGAAGGAGAATCTTTTCATGGTGCGGTCCGGGAGTATCGCCATGACGCTGGAGATGCTTTCACAGCGGAAGGATTCCATCATTGATTTTGAAGTCCACAAAGGAACATTGAATGACGTCTTCATCGCCATCACCGGAAAGGAGATCCGGAAATAA
- a CDS encoding ABC transporter permease — MRAIKAILLRNLTAFSRDKMRFFFTLFMSGFFLFIFSFVMKAAATGIAAPMNYLISGIIIMTVFQSALNNSMNIIEDVASGFMKEIMVAPIARWQISLGQIASATVISVLQGMLIVIIGLFIGLKLDLFHFVQMGAVMAVVGVTFASIGLYLATLSKNSSTFQVMISVIAMPLTFLSGAYIPTTVLPSFLLPLIYLNPLTYTTSAFRSIALETDGMTEAAMLHNGIAFDIGGFIVTPHIALTLVVLIGMLFFLLCVQRFNRADFSQVKVFHRRHR, encoded by the coding sequence ATGCGCGCCATTAAAGCGATCCTCCTCCGAAATCTGACGGCATTCAGCCGGGACAAAATGCGGTTCTTCTTTACGCTCTTTATGTCCGGATTCTTCCTCTTCATTTTTTCGTTTGTCATGAAAGCGGCGGCAACCGGTATCGCCGCTCCGATGAATTATCTCATCTCGGGCATCATTATCATGACGGTCTTTCAGTCGGCCCTGAATAATTCCATGAATATTATTGAAGATGTTGCCAGCGGTTTTATGAAGGAAATTATGGTCGCGCCTATTGCGCGATGGCAGATCTCTTTGGGACAGATCGCGTCTGCAACGGTGATTTCCGTCCTGCAGGGAATGCTCATCGTTATCATCGGCCTTTTTATAGGACTGAAGCTCGACCTATTCCATTTTGTCCAGATGGGAGCCGTGATGGCGGTTGTCGGCGTCACCTTTGCATCGATCGGATTGTACCTGGCGACGTTGTCGAAGAATTCCTCAACGTTTCAGGTAATGATCTCGGTCATCGCCATGCCGTTGACATTTCTCTCCGGAGCGTACATACCAACCACGGTGCTGCCGAGCTTTCTCCTTCCCCTCATCTATCTTAATCCGCTCACCTACACCACGTCGGCATTCCGTTCTATCGCGCTGGAAACGGACGGAATGACAGAAGCAGCGATGCTGCATAACGGCATTGCATTCGATATCGGCGGCTTCATCGTGACGCCGCATATCGCACTGACATTGGTCGTTCTGATAGGAATGCTCTTCTTTTTGCTGTGCGTTCAGCGGTTCAACCGGGCGGACTTCTCGCAGGTGAAGGTATTCCACAGGCGGCATCGATAA
- a CDS encoding SDR family NAD(P)-dependent oxidoreductase has product MKPSLEEKSLLLIGASRGLGCAMAEEYIKLGWSVVATTRTRSGTPLHRLAESAGDRLEIETVDINVPSQVIALRDRLAERMFDLLFVNAGVKNNDAETIADVSTDEFIRVMVTNALSPMRTIETLHVLVSPTGTIGVMSSGQGSVTNNTNGNYEVYRGSKAALNMFMRSFAARHANDRRALLAMAPGWVRTDMGGPEARLSIGESIPNLVATINAQHGKPGLQYLDYLGRVVPW; this is encoded by the coding sequence TTGAAACCTTCCCTTGAAGAAAAGAGCTTGCTCCTCATCGGCGCATCTAGAGGCCTTGGCTGCGCGATGGCTGAGGAATACATAAAGCTGGGCTGGAGCGTCGTCGCGACGACCCGGACGCGATCCGGTACGCCGTTGCATAGGCTGGCTGAATCGGCAGGAGACCGTCTGGAAATTGAAACCGTCGACATCAACGTCCCCTCTCAGGTCATCGCGCTGCGAGATCGTTTAGCGGAGAGAATGTTCGACCTTTTGTTCGTCAACGCGGGGGTCAAGAACAACGACGCCGAGACGATCGCCGATGTTTCGACCGACGAATTCATCCGGGTGATGGTGACCAACGCTTTGAGCCCGATGCGGACGATCGAAACTCTGCACGTCTTGGTAAGTCCGACAGGGACTATCGGCGTCATGTCTTCGGGACAAGGAAGCGTCACGAACAACACCAACGGAAACTACGAAGTCTATCGAGGGAGCAAAGCGGCCTTGAACATGTTCATGCGGAGTTTTGCCGCGCGTCATGCCAACGACCGCCGCGCTCTGCTTGCGATGGCGCCAGGTTGGGTACGAACGGATATGGGCGGGCCCGAGGCCCGATTGAGCATCGGCGAGAGCATACCGAATTTGGTGGCAACAATTAACGCCCAGCACGGCAAGCCTGGGCTGCAATACCTTGATTATCTCGGCCGCGTTGTTCCGTGGTGA